From one Pseudomonas fluorescens genomic stretch:
- the cyoB gene encoding cytochrome o ubiquinol oxidase subunit I yields MFGKLSLDAIPYHEPIVMVTIAMIALGGLALVGAITYFKKWTYLWSEWLTSVDHKKIGVMYIIVAMIMLLRGFADAIMMRTQLAMATGGSEGYLPPEHYDQIFTAHGVIMIIFMAMPFFTGLMNLALPLQIGARDVAFPFLNSLSFWLLVSGVVLVNVSLGVGEFAKTGWVAYPPLAGIQYSPGVGVDYYIWALQLSGLGTTLTGVNFLATVLKMRAPGMKLMDMPIFTWTCTWANVLIVASFPILTAALALLTLDRYMDFHIFTNELGGNPMMYVNLFWAWGHPEVYILILPAFGVFSEVTSTFAGKRLFGHKSMIYASGAIAVLGFAVWLHHFFTMGSGASVNTFFGLATMLISIPTGVKLFNWLFTIYQGRLRFTAPIMWTLGFMVTFSIGGMTGVLLAVPGADFVLHNSLFVIAHFHNVIIGGAVFGYIAGFAFWFPKAFGFTLNEKWGKAAFWFWISGFYVAFMPLYALGFMGMTRRLNHSDNPLWEPYLYVAVFGAVLILFGIACQLIQLYVSIRDRKDNMDVTGDPWGGRTLEWSTSSPPPFYNFATMPEKVGLDAWHEAKEAGVAYKVPAKYEAIHMPNNTSTGVFMGALLTVFGFAFIWHIWWLVGASLIGTIAVFVAHAARDDQGYMVPAEEVARIEGERMKSLGLATGTPVGARVESFERV; encoded by the coding sequence ATGTTCGGTAAACTAAGTCTGGATGCGATTCCGTATCACGAGCCGATAGTCATGGTGACCATTGCCATGATCGCGCTCGGCGGTCTCGCGCTCGTTGGTGCTATCACCTATTTCAAAAAGTGGACCTACCTGTGGTCCGAGTGGCTGACTTCGGTCGACCACAAGAAAATCGGGGTGATGTACATCATCGTCGCGATGATCATGCTGCTGCGCGGCTTTGCCGACGCCATCATGATGCGCACGCAGCTGGCCATGGCCACCGGCGGTTCCGAGGGCTACCTGCCTCCCGAACACTATGACCAGATCTTCACCGCTCACGGTGTGATCATGATCATCTTCATGGCAATGCCATTCTTCACCGGCCTGATGAACCTGGCCCTGCCTCTGCAGATCGGTGCGCGTGACGTTGCTTTCCCGTTCCTCAACTCCCTGAGCTTCTGGCTGCTGGTGTCCGGCGTCGTGCTGGTCAACGTCTCCCTGGGTGTTGGTGAGTTCGCCAAGACCGGCTGGGTCGCTTATCCACCGTTGGCGGGTATCCAGTACAGTCCTGGCGTGGGTGTCGACTACTACATCTGGGCGCTACAGCTATCGGGTCTGGGTACGACGCTAACGGGTGTCAACTTCCTCGCCACCGTGCTGAAAATGCGCGCGCCTGGCATGAAGCTGATGGACATGCCGATCTTCACCTGGACCTGCACCTGGGCCAACGTCCTGATCGTCGCTTCGTTCCCGATCCTGACCGCTGCACTGGCTCTGCTGACGCTTGACCGTTACATGGATTTCCACATTTTCACCAACGAACTTGGTGGCAATCCGATGATGTACGTCAACCTGTTCTGGGCCTGGGGTCACCCTGAGGTTTACATCCTGATCCTGCCGGCCTTCGGTGTGTTCTCGGAAGTCACCTCGACCTTCGCCGGCAAACGCCTGTTCGGCCACAAGTCGATGATCTACGCTTCGGGCGCGATCGCGGTACTGGGCTTTGCGGTATGGCTGCACCACTTCTTCACCATGGGTTCGGGCGCCAGCGTCAACACCTTCTTCGGTCTGGCGACCATGCTGATCTCGATCCCGACCGGGGTGAAGCTGTTCAACTGGCTGTTCACGATCTACCAGGGCCGTCTGCGCTTCACCGCGCCGATCATGTGGACCCTGGGCTTCATGGTGACCTTCTCGATCGGTGGTATGACCGGCGTACTGCTGGCTGTTCCGGGTGCTGACTTCGTTCTGCACAACAGCCTGTTCGTAATCGCTCACTTCCACAACGTGATCATCGGTGGTGCGGTGTTCGGCTACATTGCCGGCTTCGCCTTCTGGTTCCCGAAAGCCTTCGGTTTCACCCTGAACGAGAAGTGGGGCAAAGCTGCCTTCTGGTTCTGGATCTCCGGTTTCTACGTGGCCTTCATGCCACTGTACGCACTGGGCTTCATGGGTATGACCCGTCGTCTGAACCACTCCGACAACCCACTGTGGGAACCCTACCTGTACGTAGCCGTGTTCGGCGCCGTGCTGATCCTGTTCGGTATCGCTTGCCAGCTGATCCAGCTGTACGTGTCGATTCGCGACCGCAAGGACAACATGGACGTGACCGGCGACCCATGGGGTGGCCGTACCCTGGAATGGTCGACTTCGTCGCCACCACCGTTCTACAACTTCGCCACCATGCCTGAGAAAGTCGGCCTGGATGCCTGGCACGAAGCCAAGGAAGCCGGTGTTGCCTACAAGGTTCCGGCCAAGTACGAAGCGATCCACATGCCGAACAACACCTCCACCGGTGTGTTCATGGGTGCCTTGCTCACCGTATTCGGTTTCGCCTTCATCTGGCACATCTGGTGGCTGGTTGGCGCAAGCCTGATCGGTACCATCGCGGTCTTCGTCGCTCACGCTGCACGTGACGACCAGGGTTACATGGTTCCAGCCGAGGAAGTGGCGCGCATCGAAGGTGAGCGCATGAAGTCCCTGGGCCTGGCTACCGGTACTCCGGTTGGCGCACGTGTCGAATCGTTTGAACGGGTTTAA
- a CDS encoding TonB-dependent siderophore receptor, with amino-acid sequence MLSPLPQRHPLKPTLLAIALSTASTGLQAATPADDTETVDTHHHQIWELGETQVISNQLGTITEGNGSYTPGTIATATRLVLTPKQTPQSISVVTRQFMDDFNLNAIDEVMRHTPGITVSTLDSERSTYYSRGYAIQNYQYDGIPTLDNGVNAAGNNLSDTAIYDRIEVIKGANGLLSGAGKPGAAINFVRKKPSADFNAHISASGGSWDNYRSELDVSGALNSSASVRGRAVAALQDKHSFQDHYERKTSVYYGIVEMDLDDSTLLTVGADYQDNDPRGSSWAAISMFNSDGNLNEVSRSFNPGAQWSRWEQYTRTVFASLERQFANDWVTKLELSHKLNGYHARLGSLSGGAPNPHTGAGSTLYSGKFTGETKTDTAELYATGPFELFGREHELVVGTSYSRARFDAKAYNPTASYDNRVDNFYTWNGNIAEPDWTLARTDDQTTRQTASYITARFKPTDDLALILGSRFANFTRSGDSDQKESGRAVPYAGVVYDLNPTYAVYASYTSIFNPQSSQDRFGKTLEPNEGDNYEVGLKGEWFDGRLNASLAYFEIHEDNRAEQDRSGQPSQVLSPYVATKARSKGYEAEISGELARGWQVQAGYTHKIIRDDDGDKISTWEPEDQLSLFTSYKLPGELERMTVGGGARWQGKSWQGVNNPVRGREDYTQEAYWLVDLMTRYQFTDKLSGQVNLNNLFDKKYFTNVGFYNSYYYGDPRNLSVSARYDF; translated from the coding sequence ATGCTTTCCCCCCTCCCCCAGCGCCACCCGCTCAAACCGACACTTCTCGCCATTGCGTTATCCACCGCCAGTACCGGGCTGCAGGCAGCCACACCAGCAGACGACACAGAAACTGTCGATACTCATCACCATCAGATTTGGGAACTGGGTGAAACCCAGGTCATCAGCAACCAGCTTGGGACCATCACCGAAGGCAACGGCAGTTACACCCCGGGCACCATCGCCACCGCCACCCGCCTGGTGCTGACGCCCAAGCAGACCCCGCAGTCGATCTCGGTGGTTACCCGCCAGTTCATGGATGACTTCAACCTCAACGCCATCGACGAGGTGATGCGCCATACACCCGGCATCACGGTCTCGACCCTGGACAGCGAACGCAGCACCTACTACTCCCGCGGCTACGCGATCCAGAACTACCAGTACGACGGCATCCCCACCCTGGACAACGGCGTCAACGCCGCCGGCAACAACCTCAGCGACACCGCCATCTACGACCGCATCGAGGTGATCAAGGGCGCCAACGGCCTGCTTTCCGGTGCCGGCAAGCCTGGCGCGGCGATCAACTTCGTGCGCAAGAAACCCAGCGCCGACTTCAACGCTCACATCAGTGCCAGCGGCGGCTCCTGGGACAACTATCGCAGCGAGCTCGATGTCTCCGGGGCACTCAACTCCAGCGCCAGTGTGCGGGGGCGCGCTGTGGCGGCGCTGCAGGACAAACACTCGTTCCAGGATCACTATGAACGCAAAACCAGCGTCTACTACGGCATTGTGGAAATGGACCTGGACGACAGCACCCTGCTGACAGTGGGCGCCGACTATCAGGACAACGATCCCCGGGGCTCCAGTTGGGCCGCCATTTCGATGTTCAACAGCGATGGCAACCTCAACGAGGTCTCGCGTTCGTTCAATCCGGGGGCGCAATGGAGCCGGTGGGAGCAATACACCCGCACGGTGTTTGCCAGCCTGGAACGCCAATTTGCCAACGACTGGGTCACCAAGCTGGAACTGAGCCACAAGCTCAATGGCTACCACGCAAGGCTCGGCTCACTCAGTGGTGGCGCGCCCAATCCTCACACCGGCGCCGGCAGCACCCTGTATTCAGGCAAATTTACCGGCGAGACCAAGACCGACACCGCAGAACTCTACGCCACCGGCCCTTTCGAGCTGTTCGGGCGCGAGCATGAGTTGGTGGTCGGCACCAGCTATTCACGGGCCAGGTTCGATGCCAAGGCCTACAACCCGACGGCGAGTTACGACAACCGCGTCGACAACTTCTACACCTGGAACGGCAATATCGCCGAGCCTGACTGGACCCTGGCCCGCACCGATGACCAGACTACCCGACAGACCGCCAGTTACATCACCGCACGCTTCAAGCCCACTGATGACCTGGCGCTGATCCTGGGCAGCCGCTTTGCCAACTTCACCCGCTCCGGCGACAGCGATCAAAAGGAAAGCGGGCGCGCTGTACCGTACGCGGGCGTGGTCTACGACCTGAACCCGACCTACGCCGTGTATGCCAGCTACACCAGCATCTTCAACCCGCAGTCCAGCCAGGATCGCTTCGGCAAGACCCTGGAGCCCAACGAAGGCGACAACTATGAGGTGGGCCTGAAGGGTGAATGGTTCGACGGGCGCCTCAACGCCAGCCTGGCCTACTTCGAAATCCATGAAGACAACCGCGCCGAACAGGACCGCAGCGGGCAACCGTCGCAGGTATTGAGCCCCTATGTGGCGACCAAGGCCAGGTCCAAGGGCTACGAAGCGGAGATTTCCGGGGAGCTGGCGCGCGGCTGGCAGGTGCAGGCCGGCTATACCCACAAGATCATTCGCGATGACGACGGCGACAAGATCTCGACCTGGGAGCCGGAGGATCAGCTCAGCCTGTTCACCAGCTACAAGCTGCCCGGCGAGCTCGAACGCATGACCGTTGGCGGTGGCGCCCGTTGGCAGGGCAAGTCCTGGCAGGGGGTGAACAACCCGGTTCGCGGCCGCGAAGACTACACCCAGGAAGCCTACTGGCTGGTCGACCTGATGACCCGCTACCAGTTCACCGACAAGCTCTCCGGCCAGGTCAACCTGAACAACCTGTTCGACAAGAAGTACTTCACCAACGTCGGCTTCTACAACTCGTACTACTACGGCGACCCGCGCAACCTGAGCGTCAGCGCCCGCTACGATTTCTGA
- the cyoD gene encoding cytochrome o ubiquinol oxidase subunit IV, which produces MANAHNSHAEGNHGSVKSYVIGFILSVILTAIPFGLVMFPSMPKDITIMVVVALAVIQVVVHLVYFLHMDRSAEQRSNVSTFMFTVMVIALLVGLSLWIMFSIHTSMMAK; this is translated from the coding sequence ATGGCTAACGCACATAACAGCCACGCCGAGGGCAACCACGGTAGCGTCAAGTCCTATGTGATCGGTTTCATCCTGTCGGTGATCCTGACGGCGATTCCGTTCGGCCTGGTGATGTTCCCGAGCATGCCGAAGGACATCACGATCATGGTCGTGGTGGCCCTGGCGGTCATCCAGGTCGTGGTTCACCTGGTGTACTTCCTGCACATGGACCGTTCCGCCGAGCAGCGCTCCAACGTGTCGACCTTCATGTTTACCGTGATGGTCATTGCACTGTTGGTCGGCCTGTCGCTGTGGATCATGTTCAGCATCCACACCAGCATGATGGCGAAGTGA
- a CDS encoding isocyanide synthase family protein has product MTELNAVAQRACLALLRERHTSPHLDTAVQVLDCLFRRRSLAPGQDDELSAEVLEPHLDKVLKAIDAGQRIEMVLPAFPGKSPNRQKTLSHLPDLAERHAIDELQHLCAEIQALYAPGALIHICSDGYVFSDLVRVPDDHVKAYTDEIQRYAQQHYPHSFALFDLKDAYPQLGCLDSMREELMIAYGQSLIALGQRFQDEPHMMLMYCGIHRFLSEDYSGLAEFAGMSLNAVKKIAKPASQRVIQRSEAWSALLQARYPQCLRLSIHPQLAVSAKIGIRLVPTSDLWRTPWHSVAIKRSGVVMLDKRSNIDERYSRLVFRQGRPCHYASAQ; this is encoded by the coding sequence ATGACCGAGCTTAACGCCGTTGCTCAACGGGCGTGCCTCGCGCTGCTGCGCGAACGCCATACCTCCCCGCACCTCGATACCGCCGTGCAGGTGCTCGACTGCCTGTTCCGTCGCCGCAGCCTGGCGCCCGGGCAGGATGATGAGCTGTCGGCCGAAGTGCTCGAGCCGCATCTGGATAAAGTCCTCAAGGCTATCGATGCCGGCCAGCGTATCGAGATGGTCTTGCCCGCCTTTCCGGGCAAGTCGCCGAACCGGCAAAAAACCCTCAGCCACTTGCCAGACCTTGCCGAGCGCCACGCCATCGACGAGCTGCAGCACCTGTGCGCGGAAATCCAGGCCCTGTATGCGCCGGGCGCGTTGATTCACATTTGCTCCGACGGCTACGTGTTTTCCGACCTGGTGCGGGTGCCTGATGACCACGTCAAGGCCTACACCGACGAGATCCAGCGCTACGCGCAGCAGCACTATCCGCACAGCTTCGCCCTGTTCGACCTCAAGGATGCCTACCCGCAGTTGGGCTGCCTGGATTCGATGCGCGAGGAACTGATGATCGCGTACGGCCAGTCGCTGATCGCGCTGGGCCAGCGCTTTCAGGACGAGCCGCACATGATGCTGATGTACTGCGGCATCCACCGCTTTTTGTCCGAGGATTACTCGGGCCTTGCCGAGTTCGCCGGCATGAGTCTCAACGCTGTGAAGAAGATCGCCAAGCCGGCCTCGCAACGGGTGATCCAGCGCAGTGAAGCCTGGAGTGCGCTGCTGCAGGCGCGTTATCCACAGTGCCTGCGCCTGTCGATTCACCCGCAACTGGCGGTGTCGGCGAAGATCGGTATTCGCCTGGTGCCCACCAGCGACCTGTGGCGCACGCCCTGGCACTCGGTGGCGATCAAGCGCAGCGGGGTGGTGATGCTCGACAAACGCAGCAACATAGACGAGCGCTACAGCCGCCTGGTGTTCCGCCAGGGCCGCCCTTGTCACTACGCCAGTGCGCAATGA
- the cyoE gene encoding heme o synthase: protein MSVKHFIQITKPGIIFGNVLSVAGGFFLAAQGHVDFMLFLATVIGTSLVVASGCVFNNCIDRDIDIKMERTKNRAMVQGQISLKVALAYATLLGVAGLGLLYVQANALAALFGLIGFVIYVGFYSLYLKRKSVHGTLVGSLSGAMPPVIGYCAVSNSFDLAALTLLVMFSLWQMPHSYAIAIFRFNDYLAASIPVLPVKRGILVAKKHILWYIVAFLVATLMLTLGGYAGMSYMAVAAAMGMYWLYMAWTGYKAVDDRLWARKLFVFSIFTITALSVMMSLDTKVPTELLLTYAH from the coding sequence ATGTCCGTTAAGCACTTTATCCAAATCACCAAACCGGGGATCATTTTCGGTAACGTGCTTTCTGTGGCAGGCGGTTTTTTCCTTGCCGCGCAAGGGCATGTCGACTTCATGCTGTTCCTGGCCACGGTGATTGGCACTTCGCTGGTGGTGGCGTCCGGTTGCGTGTTCAACAACTGCATCGACCGTGACATCGACATCAAGATGGAGCGCACCAAGAACCGTGCGATGGTCCAGGGCCAGATCTCGCTGAAAGTCGCGCTGGCCTACGCCACCCTGCTCGGGGTGGCCGGCCTTGGCCTGCTGTACGTGCAGGCCAATGCCCTGGCGGCGCTGTTCGGCCTGATCGGCTTTGTCATCTACGTCGGGTTCTACAGCCTGTACCTCAAGCGCAAATCGGTGCACGGCACCCTGGTTGGCAGCCTGTCCGGTGCCATGCCTCCGGTGATCGGCTACTGCGCGGTGAGCAACAGCTTCGACCTGGCTGCACTGACCCTGCTGGTGATGTTCAGCCTGTGGCAGATGCCGCACTCCTACGCCATTGCGATCTTCCGCTTCAACGACTACCTGGCCGCATCGATTCCGGTGCTGCCGGTCAAGCGCGGGATTCTGGTGGCCAAGAAGCACATCCTCTGGTACATCGTGGCGTTCCTGGTAGCGACCCTGATGCTGACTCTGGGTGGCTACGCGGGCATGAGCTACATGGCCGTTGCCGCGGCCATGGGCATGTACTGGCTGTACATGGCCTGGACCGGCTACAAGGCTGTCGATGACCGCCTGTGGGCACGCAAGCTGTTCGTGTTCTCGATCTTCACCATCACTGCGTTGAGCGTGATGATGTCGCTGGACACCAAAGTGCCGACCGAGCTGTTGCTGACTTACGCGCACTGA
- a CDS encoding HAD family hydrolase: MPVALAADAVIFDLDGTLVDTLPDIVWCLNRVLREQGHPALALETISAYVGGGTGAMLERVAARLGITDDKALHEQYIACYQQHLVQFSRPFDGVLELLEGCRQWQLPMAIVTNKAHDMALQVAARLFPADTFEIVLGQRRGYPLKPQPDAALQAARHLAVEPSRCLFVGDTVIDLMTARAAGMRAVAVTWGYGRVFALQAQAADFYCEQPADLLHALHLANQAREAGAVASLL; the protein is encoded by the coding sequence ATGCCGGTCGCGTTAGCGGCGGATGCCGTTATCTTCGACCTTGACGGCACCCTGGTCGACACCTTGCCCGATATCGTCTGGTGCCTGAACCGGGTGCTGCGCGAGCAAGGCCACCCAGCCTTGGCGCTGGAAACCATCAGTGCCTACGTGGGCGGCGGTACCGGCGCGATGCTCGAGCGGGTTGCCGCACGCCTGGGGATTACCGACGACAAGGCCCTGCATGAGCAGTACATCGCCTGCTACCAGCAGCACCTGGTGCAGTTCTCGCGACCGTTCGACGGCGTGCTGGAGCTGCTTGAGGGCTGCCGCCAGTGGCAACTGCCGATGGCCATCGTCACCAACAAGGCCCATGACATGGCCCTGCAGGTCGCCGCCCGGTTGTTCCCTGCGGACACCTTCGAGATCGTGCTTGGCCAGCGCCGTGGCTACCCACTCAAACCTCAGCCTGACGCGGCGCTGCAAGCGGCCCGCCATCTGGCAGTCGAACCGTCCCGTTGCCTGTTTGTCGGCGATACCGTCATCGACCTAATGACCGCGCGCGCCGCTGGCATGCGCGCCGTTGCCGTGACCTGGGGCTATGGCCGGGTCTTTGCCCTGCAGGCTCAGGCTGCGGATTTTTACTGCGAGCAGCCGGCAGACCTGCTGCATGCCCTGCATTTAGCCAACCAAGCTCGCGAGGCTGGCGCTGTTGCCAGCCTGCTCTGA
- a CDS encoding cytochrome o ubiquinol oxidase subunit III yields MSSHVINADTHAHGHDHGHDDHHHDSGQMTVFGFWLYLMTDCILFASLFATYAVLSGSFAGGPSGHDIFQLDFVAVETALLLFSSITFGFAMLQMFKGNKGGVLGWLAVTFLFGAGFIAMEVYEFHHLIAEGFGPQRSGFLSAFFALVGTHGLHVTAGLIWMAVMMYQINKHGITGTAKTRMSCLSLFWHFLDVVWICVFTVVYLLGVL; encoded by the coding sequence ATGTCCAGTCATGTAATTAACGCTGATACTCATGCTCATGGTCACGACCATGGGCATGACGACCACCACCACGACTCGGGCCAGATGACCGTATTCGGTTTCTGGCTGTACCTGATGACCGACTGCATCCTGTTTGCGTCGCTCTTCGCCACCTACGCGGTGCTGTCCGGCAGTTTTGCCGGCGGCCCGTCGGGTCACGACATTTTCCAGCTGGACTTTGTCGCGGTCGAAACCGCACTGCTGCTGTTCTCGAGTATCACCTTCGGCTTCGCCATGTTGCAGATGTTCAAAGGCAACAAGGGCGGCGTGCTGGGCTGGTTGGCTGTGACCTTCCTGTTCGGTGCCGGCTTCATCGCGATGGAAGTCTATGAGTTCCATCACCTGATCGCCGAGGGCTTCGGCCCGCAGCGCAGTGGCTTCCTGTCGGCGTTCTTCGCGCTGGTCGGTACCCACGGTCTGCACGTAACCGCAGGTCTGATCTGGATGGCGGTGATGATGTACCAGATCAACAAGCACGGTATCACTGGCACCGCCAAGACCCGCATGAGCTGCCTGAGCCTGTTCTGGCACTTCCTGGACGTGGTCTGGATCTGCGTGTTCACCGTCGTGTATCTGCTGGGGGTTCTGTAA
- the cyoA gene encoding ubiquinol oxidase subunit II, with product MSKKRYPRLFGILPFLGMLLLSGCNWTLLDPKGQVGIEQKNLILIATGLMLLVVIPVIFMTLAFAWKYRASNKAATYTPDWSHSTKIEVAVWTIPVLIIIALGYVTYKTTHELDPYRPLVSDVKPVQIDVVALDWKWLFIYPEQGIATVNKIVFPANTPVNFRVTSDSVMNSFFIPGLGGQIYAMAGMTTKLHLIANENGEFDGISANYSGAGFTGMKFKATATSQADFEAWVNEVKQSPKQLDAAEYAALAKTSENNPVALYSVASPEQFQSIVDKYEGMNRGRPVHEKEQSKEAAGTEGMDVTMHSAAGAEE from the coding sequence ATGAGTAAAAAGCGTTACCCCAGACTGTTTGGCATTCTGCCCTTTTTAGGCATGCTTTTACTCAGTGGGTGCAACTGGACCCTGCTCGACCCGAAGGGCCAGGTCGGCATTGAGCAAAAGAACCTTATCCTGATCGCTACCGGCTTGATGTTGCTGGTGGTGATTCCTGTCATTTTCATGACCCTGGCGTTTGCCTGGAAGTATCGCGCTTCCAACAAGGCAGCCACCTACACTCCGGACTGGTCGCACTCGACCAAGATCGAAGTGGCGGTCTGGACCATTCCGGTTCTGATCATCATTGCCCTGGGTTACGTGACCTACAAGACCACCCATGAGCTTGATCCGTATCGTCCGCTGGTTTCCGACGTGAAGCCGGTGCAGATCGACGTGGTCGCCCTGGACTGGAAATGGCTGTTCATCTACCCGGAACAAGGCATTGCCACGGTCAACAAGATCGTCTTCCCGGCCAACACTCCGGTCAACTTCCGCGTGACCTCCGATTCTGTGATGAACTCCTTCTTCATCCCGGGCCTGGGCGGGCAGATCTACGCAATGGCTGGCATGACCACCAAGCTGCACCTGATCGCCAACGAGAACGGTGAGTTCGACGGTATCTCCGCCAACTACAGCGGTGCTGGTTTCACCGGTATGAAGTTCAAGGCAACCGCCACCTCCCAGGCTGATTTCGAGGCATGGGTGAACGAAGTCAAGCAATCGCCTAAACAGCTGGATGCGGCTGAATACGCGGCATTGGCCAAAACTAGCGAAAACAATCCAGTCGCGCTGTACAGCGTGGCCTCGCCTGAGCAGTTCCAGTCCATCGTCGACAAGTACGAAGGCATGAACCGCGGTCGGCCGGTCCACGAAAAAGAGCAGAGCAAAGAAGCGGCCGGTACCGAAGGGATGGACGTGACTATGCATTCAGCTGCTGGGGCAGAGGAGTAA
- a CDS encoding isocyanide synthase family protein, translating into MQHKDTWIKAVSDVLAGYLLKERDDRFDTAGRANLAASLAHFYAQQAPVRLVLPGFPCKSPNARDQTFGTLPDYGEAMAIERLDQLGQEIAALHSPGCVVSILSDGTTFNDIVGVPDDVRKAYNQALRELCTTHTINWVSMEDLFPQASSADAVRATLVKQARLPWKNVEALIEQSRTDETLSHGHDKLCSHLYNDLRLCREAGQSEDEHLLQIGYKAYQMMFRGHALNAAVNRFFPDDIRLSVHQYDNAGPKFTLALADGLTRVSSPWHAVPVRQLDGSQTLRGHAEVDLDKHVLVQYQGRPWLYHETAGEALQGFEFELQKRPLFGLVVRDPLGLGFERFSTQLLEKLVEAFGFVCLRGCQFEDRDSFARDCERFGTIYQWAFGKVHVVKPADKPEGVVHSLEKTPLHWDLNMLPASDTQVQRDPKFCASKFMLYCKTAPQPGEGQTTIVDSRNALRKVGNQVARQWQAVDITYYTRMTYFGGSPRSYSLVDLHPHTGGRILRYQEGTESSLQTLSQEVQGLEAQAQQALLEQLNALVYDEECLIAHEWAEGDLVLIDNYQTLHGRLPMSAASASRELWRVQVY; encoded by the coding sequence ATGCAACACAAGGACACCTGGATCAAGGCGGTCAGCGATGTGCTGGCGGGTTATCTGCTCAAGGAACGCGACGATCGCTTCGACACCGCAGGTCGCGCCAACCTCGCTGCAAGCCTTGCTCATTTCTACGCGCAGCAGGCACCGGTACGCCTGGTGCTGCCGGGCTTCCCGTGCAAGTCGCCGAACGCCCGCGACCAGACCTTCGGCACGCTGCCGGACTACGGCGAGGCCATGGCCATCGAACGCCTCGATCAACTGGGCCAGGAGATTGCCGCGCTGCACAGCCCGGGTTGCGTGGTGTCGATCTTGAGTGACGGCACCACCTTCAACGACATCGTCGGTGTGCCTGACGACGTGCGCAAAGCCTACAACCAGGCGTTGCGCGAGTTGTGCACCACCCACACGATCAACTGGGTGAGCATGGAAGACCTGTTCCCCCAGGCCAGCAGTGCCGACGCCGTGCGTGCCACCCTGGTCAAGCAGGCCCGCCTGCCGTGGAAGAACGTCGAGGCGCTGATCGAGCAGAGCCGTACTGACGAGACCCTCAGCCACGGCCACGACAAGCTCTGCAGCCACCTCTACAACGACCTGCGCCTGTGCCGCGAAGCGGGGCAGAGCGAAGACGAGCATCTGCTGCAGATCGGCTACAAGGCCTACCAGATGATGTTCCGCGGCCACGCACTGAATGCCGCGGTCAATCGCTTTTTCCCCGACGACATCCGCCTGTCGGTGCATCAGTATGACAATGCCGGGCCGAAGTTCACCTTGGCCCTGGCGGACGGTCTGACGCGGGTTTCCAGCCCCTGGCATGCGGTGCCGGTGCGGCAGTTGGACGGTAGCCAGACCTTGCGCGGCCATGCTGAAGTGGACCTCGACAAGCATGTGCTGGTGCAGTATCAGGGCAGGCCCTGGCTGTATCACGAAACAGCGGGCGAAGCGTTGCAGGGTTTCGAGTTCGAACTGCAGAAGCGCCCATTGTTCGGCCTGGTGGTACGCGATCCGCTTGGCTTGGGCTTCGAGCGCTTCTCGACGCAGTTGCTGGAAAAGCTGGTAGAAGCCTTCGGCTTTGTCTGCCTGCGAGGCTGCCAGTTCGAGGATCGCGACAGTTTCGCCCGCGACTGCGAACGTTTCGGCACTATCTACCAGTGGGCCTTCGGCAAGGTGCATGTGGTCAAGCCTGCAGACAAACCTGAGGGCGTGGTGCACTCCTTGGAGAAAACCCCGCTGCACTGGGACCTGAACATGCTGCCGGCCAGCGATACCCAGGTTCAGCGTGATCCGAAGTTTTGCGCGAGCAAGTTCATGCTCTACTGCAAGACGGCACCGCAACCCGGTGAAGGCCAGACTACCATCGTCGACAGTCGCAATGCCCTGCGCAAGGTCGGCAATCAGGTTGCTCGCCAGTGGCAAGCGGTGGACATCACCTACTACACGCGCATGACCTACTTCGGTGGATCGCCTCGTAGCTACAGCCTGGTCGACCTGCACCCGCACACTGGTGGACGGATCTTGCGCTATCAGGAAGGCACCGAGTCGAGCCTGCAGACCCTGAGCCAGGAGGTACAAGGTCTCGAAGCCCAGGCCCAGCAAGCGCTGCTTGAGCAGCTCAATGCGCTGGTCTACGACGAGGAGTGCCTGATCGCCCATGAGTGGGCCGAGGGGGATCTGGTACTGATCGACAACTACCAGACCCTGCATGGCCGTTTGCCCATGTCGGCGGCTTCGGCCTCCCGCGAGCTGTGGCGGGTGCAAGTGTATTGA